Proteins from a single region of Apium graveolens cultivar Ventura chromosome 7, ASM990537v1, whole genome shotgun sequence:
- the LOC141671253 gene encoding glycosyltransferase BC10-like, protein MKTAQPWRLGGMKDLQMMSVPRHRAHLKKPTWIIFFILLVSVFLVCAYVYPPRNTAACYVFSSSRCKVFTDWLPPAPARELTDEEFASRVVIKDILNTPPALSKTPKIAFMFLVPGSLPFEKLWDKFFQGHEDRFSVYVHASKEKPVHISRFFVDREIRSEKVVWGGISMIDAERRLLANALIDPDNQHFILLSDSCVPLHDFDYIYNYLMYTNVSYIDKFRDPGPHGSGRYSDRMLPEVEKKDFHKGAQWFTMKRQHALIITADSLYYTLFRDFCKPGMEGNKNCYPDEHYLPTFFHMLDPVGIANWSVTHVDWSEGKWHPKSYKAEDVSMEIVKNITSLTENVHVTSDKSKEIQIRPCLWNGERRPCYLFARKFLPETLDKMMLVFSNYTTYSLG, encoded by the exons ATGAAGACAGCTCAGCCGTGGCGTCTAGGAGGCATGAAAGACCTACAAATGATGTCCGTGCCTCGCCACCGTGCTCATTTGAAGAAGCCAACTTGgattattttctttattttactaGTCAGCGTGTTCTTAGTTTGTGCTTATGTCTACCCACCCAGGAATACTGCTGCCTGTTATGTATTCTCATCTAGCCGTTGCAAGGTCTTTACAGACTGGCTACCACCTGCTCCTGCGAGAGAACTTACAGATGAAGAGTTTGCTTCTCGTGTTGTGATTAAAGATATTCTCAATACACCGCCAGCTCTATCAAAAACCCCTAAAATTGCTTTTATGTTTTTAGTTCCCGGTTCATTGCCTTTTGAGAAGTTGTGGGACAAGTTCTTCCAG GGGCATGAAGATAGATTCTCTGTCTATGTTCATGCATCAAAGGAAAAACCAGTACATATTAGTCGTTTCTTTGTTGATCGAGAGATTCGCAGTGAAAAG GTAGTTTGGGGTGGAATATCAATGATTGATGCAGAACGACGACTTTTAGCGAATGCACTTATAGACCCAGATAATCAGCATTTTATATTACTTTCTGACAG CTGCGTGCCATTGCATGATTTCGACTATATATACAACTATTTGATGTACACAAATGTCAGCTACATTGACAA GTTTAGGGATCCTGGTCCACATGGGAGTGGCAGGTATTCAGATCGTATGTTACCtgaagttgaaaagaaagactTTCACAAAGGTGCCCAG TGGTTCACAATGAAGCGCCAGCATGCTCTGATCATTACTGCTGATAGTCTATATTATACGTTGTTCAGAGATTTTTGTAAG CCAGGTATGGAAGGGAACAAGAATTGCTATCCTGATGAACACTATCTGCCCACATTTTTCCAT ATGCTTGATCCTGTTGGCATAGCGAATTGGTCAGTCACACATGTCGATTGGTCTGAAGGAAAGTGGCATCCAAAGTCATACAAAGCTGAAGATGTCAGCATGGAAATCGTAAAAAATATTACT TCACTTACGGAAAATGTTCACGTGACCAGTGATAAATCG AAAGAAATTCAGATCCGGCCTTGCCTGTGGAACGGAGAGAGACGGCCGTGTTACTTGTTTGCAAGAAAGTTCTTACCAGAAACTCTAGACAAAATGATGCTTGTTTTCTCCAACTACACAACATATTCATTAGGATGA